One genomic region from Haloprofundus salinisoli encodes:
- the carB gene encoding carbamoyl-phosphate synthase large subunit, translating to MTDEEPSTDQQATSDDRTILLIGSGPIQIGQAAEFDYSGAQACRALREEGARVVLVNSNPATIMTDPEMADRVYIEPITTEAISEIIEKEQPDGVIAGLGGQTGLNVTAELAEEGVLEEHDVEIMGTPLDTIYATEDRDLFRQRMEKIGQPVPRSTTISLGEGETVTNLDEAALRDRIDAAVEEVGGLPVIARTTYTLGGSGSGVVDEMEELVERVRKGLRLSRNSEVLVTESIAGWVELEYEVMRDADDSCIIICNMENLDPMGIHTGESVVVTPSQVIPDDGHQEMRDAALEVIRELGIQGGCNIQFAWRDDGTPGGEYRVVEVNPRVSRSSALASKATGYPIARVTAKVALGKRLHEIENEITGETTAAFEPAIDYIVTKVPRWPKDKFEDVDFTLGTAMKSTGEAMAIGRTFEESLLKALRSSEYEPAVDWADVTDEQLEAEYLEKPTPDRPYAMFEAFERGYTVADVAELTGIESWYVERYGRVVESTVAAAEGDFSAAASAGLTNATVAATAGVGVEEVEMSVPDRSFKQVDTCAGEFEASTPYYYSARQPEFLNGDPLDEVRVDRDATSVVVVGGGPIRIGQGVEFDYCAVHAVRALREMGSEALRASGDSSGQGPREHIDAHVVNNNPETVSTDYDTSDGLFFEPITAEEVADVIEATGADGVMVQFGGQTSVNVGEPLERELQRRGLDCEILGTTVEAMDLAEDRDRFNALMEEMGIAQPRGGTATTKTEALELANDIGYPVLVRPSYVLGGRAMRVVDDDDELETYIQEAVRVSPDKPILVDEFLDGAVELDVDAVADGEDVIIGGVMEHVESAGVHSGDSACVIPPQSLDAETMGRVREVTEDIARALETVGLLNVQLAVKDGEVYVLEANPRSSRTVPFVSKAAGVPIAKLAAKVMAGASLADLDTEERIPEHPSVKEVVLPFDRLPGSDPRLGPEMKSTGEVMGTARSFGKAYEKAQSAAGSPIPEGGTAVVSFLGDSFPAPESEEADALREELAAAYDLGEFGDVTAAIRKGDVDLVVSDDRDLLETCVSEEVPYFSTAASTEAALAALDVRDEPLDVMAVSDRPRRTAEWGRN from the coding sequence ATGACCGACGAGGAACCCTCGACAGACCAGCAGGCGACGTCCGACGACCGGACCATCCTGCTCATCGGTAGCGGCCCCATCCAGATCGGACAGGCGGCGGAGTTCGACTACTCTGGCGCGCAAGCGTGCCGGGCGCTCCGAGAGGAGGGGGCGCGAGTCGTCCTCGTCAACTCGAACCCGGCGACCATCATGACCGACCCGGAGATGGCCGACCGCGTCTACATCGAACCCATCACGACCGAGGCCATCTCGGAGATAATCGAGAAGGAGCAACCCGACGGCGTCATCGCCGGCCTCGGCGGCCAGACGGGACTGAACGTCACCGCCGAACTCGCCGAGGAGGGCGTGTTGGAGGAACACGACGTCGAAATCATGGGCACGCCGCTGGACACCATCTACGCGACGGAGGACCGCGACCTCTTCCGTCAGCGCATGGAGAAGATCGGCCAGCCCGTCCCGCGCTCGACGACCATCTCGCTCGGCGAGGGCGAAACGGTGACGAACCTCGACGAGGCGGCGCTGCGCGACCGCATCGACGCCGCCGTCGAGGAAGTCGGCGGCCTCCCCGTCATCGCGCGCACGACCTACACCCTCGGCGGATCGGGGTCGGGCGTCGTCGACGAGATGGAGGAGCTGGTCGAGCGCGTCCGCAAGGGGCTTCGCCTCTCGCGCAACAGCGAGGTGCTCGTCACCGAGTCCATCGCCGGCTGGGTCGAACTCGAATACGAGGTGATGCGCGACGCCGACGACTCCTGCATCATCATCTGCAACATGGAGAACCTCGACCCGATGGGAATCCACACCGGCGAGTCGGTCGTCGTGACGCCCTCGCAGGTGATTCCCGACGACGGCCACCAGGAGATGCGCGACGCCGCGCTCGAAGTTATCCGTGAGCTGGGCATCCAGGGCGGCTGTAACATCCAGTTCGCCTGGCGCGACGACGGTACCCCCGGCGGCGAGTACCGCGTCGTCGAGGTGAACCCGCGCGTCTCGCGCTCCTCGGCGCTGGCGTCGAAGGCGACGGGCTACCCCATCGCCCGCGTGACGGCGAAAGTCGCCCTCGGTAAGCGCCTCCACGAGATCGAAAACGAGATCACCGGCGAGACGACCGCCGCCTTCGAGCCGGCCATCGACTACATTGTGACGAAGGTGCCGCGCTGGCCCAAGGACAAGTTCGAGGACGTCGACTTCACGCTCGGAACGGCGATGAAGTCGACCGGCGAGGCGATGGCCATCGGCCGGACGTTCGAGGAGTCGCTGCTGAAGGCGCTCCGCTCCTCGGAGTACGAACCCGCCGTCGACTGGGCCGACGTGACAGACGAGCAATTAGAGGCAGAGTACCTCGAGAAGCCGACGCCGGACCGCCCGTACGCGATGTTCGAGGCGTTCGAGCGCGGTTACACCGTCGCCGACGTGGCGGAACTGACGGGTATCGAGTCGTGGTACGTCGAACGGTACGGCCGCGTCGTCGAATCGACCGTCGCCGCCGCGGAGGGTGACTTCTCCGCGGCCGCGTCGGCGGGGCTCACGAACGCCACCGTCGCCGCGACGGCGGGCGTCGGCGTCGAGGAAGTCGAGATGAGCGTCCCGGACCGCTCGTTCAAGCAGGTCGACACCTGCGCCGGCGAGTTCGAGGCGTCGACACCGTACTACTACTCGGCGAGGCAACCCGAGTTCCTCAACGGCGATCCGCTCGACGAGGTCCGCGTCGACCGCGACGCGACCAGCGTCGTCGTCGTCGGCGGCGGCCCCATCCGTATCGGCCAGGGCGTCGAGTTCGACTACTGCGCGGTGCACGCGGTCCGCGCGCTCCGCGAGATGGGTAGCGAGGCGCTACGCGCCTCGGGCGATTCGAGCGGGCAAGGCCCGCGAGAACACATCGACGCCCACGTCGTCAACAACAATCCCGAGACGGTCTCCACCGATTACGACACCTCCGACGGCCTGTTCTTCGAGCCGATAACCGCCGAGGAGGTCGCCGACGTCATCGAGGCGACCGGCGCCGACGGCGTGATGGTGCAGTTCGGCGGGCAGACCTCGGTGAACGTCGGCGAACCGCTGGAGAGAGAGCTCCAGCGCAGAGGTCTCGACTGCGAGATTCTCGGCACCACCGTCGAGGCGATGGACCTCGCGGAGGACCGCGACCGGTTCAACGCGCTGATGGAGGAGATGGGCATCGCCCAACCGCGCGGTGGGACGGCGACGACGAAGACCGAGGCGCTGGAACTCGCCAACGACATCGGCTACCCCGTGCTCGTCCGCCCGAGCTACGTCCTCGGCGGCCGCGCGATGCGCGTCGTCGACGACGACGACGAGCTGGAGACCTATATCCAAGAAGCCGTCCGCGTCAGTCCCGACAAACCCATCCTCGTCGACGAGTTCCTCGACGGCGCGGTGGAGCTCGACGTCGACGCCGTCGCCGACGGCGAGGACGTGATAATCGGCGGCGTGATGGAACACGTCGAGTCCGCGGGCGTCCACTCCGGCGACTCCGCCTGCGTCATCCCGCCGCAGTCGCTCGACGCCGAGACGATGGGTCGCGTGCGCGAGGTCACCGAAGACATCGCCCGCGCGTTGGAGACGGTGGGTCTGTTGAACGTCCAGTTGGCCGTGAAAGACGGCGAGGTGTACGTTCTCGAAGCGAACCCGCGCTCCTCGCGGACGGTGCCGTTCGTCTCGAAGGCCGCCGGCGTCCCCATCGCCAAACTCGCGGCGAAGGTGATGGCGGGCGCGTCGCTCGCCGACCTCGACACCGAAGAGCGGATTCCCGAGCACCCGAGCGTCAAGGAGGTCGTCCTGCCGTTCGACCGCCTGCCGGGGAGCGACCCGCGCCTCGGCCCGGAGATGAAGTCGACCGGCGAGGTGATGGGGACCGCGCGCTCGTTCGGCAAGGCGTACGAGAAGGCGCAGTCGGCCGCCGGGTCGCCGATTCCCGAAGGCGGGACGGCGGTCGTCTCGTTCCTTGGCGACTCGTTCCCCGCGCCGGAGAGCGAGGAAGCCGACGCCCTCCGCGAGGAACTCGCCGCCGCCTACGACCTCGGCGAGTTCGGCGACGTGACCGCGGCGATCCGTAAAGGCGACGTGGACCTCGTCGTCTCCGACGACCGCGACCTGCTCGAAACATGCGTCTCCGAGGAGGTGCCGTACTTCTCGACGGCGGCGAGCACGGAGGCGGCGCTGGCGGCGCTGGACGTCCGCGACGAACCGCTCGACGTGATGGCCGTCTCGGACCGCCCGCGTCGGACGGCCGAGTGGGGCCGTAACTGA